GCCGGTGGCAGTTCGACCGGCGGGTTGCCCCCGATCAGCTCGGCGTACATCGTCTGGAACTCCATCAGCCCCATCGCGACGAACTGCCCGTCGGCGTGCAGGTGGTCGATGCTGGCGTAGAAGGTGAAGCGGTCGGGGCGCTGAATCACCCCGAACCTGAAGCAGTCCCACTGCAGCGAGTCGGGGGTGGCGACGATGTGGTCCCGCAATTGGGCGCTGGTCAGCTCGCCGTGTTCGGTGAGGACGAGCTCGACGTCCGCTGGGTCGTCGATGGTGTGCCGCACGATGTGGTCGGCGTCGAAGTACTCGAACCAGCTGCGGTAGGTGTCGTGCCGGCGCAGGTGCGTGTTGATGACGTAGGTCATGGCGCGCAGATCGCAGCGACCCGGCACCTCGACCGAAGCGATCAGCAGTCGGGAGTGGTCCAGCCCCCGGGCGGCCTGTTCGCGCAGGCTCCGAAGGTGCCGGGCCTGGACGTAGCTGGGCGGCACGGGGCTCGCCGGCGCCTCGAGAGCCTTGGTGCGGGCGGCCGACGACGGGTGCCACGAGAACAGTGTGCCGGGCGCAGGCGCCCACTCCTTGACCGTTGAGACGTCCAAGGGCCCGATAAGCACCGCTTCCTCCCGCACTTGGCACCGACGGCGGTGCGTGGAGAAAGGCGGCTGACTGCTCATCCGGGGGATCCGCCAAACACCGGTGGTGCTGAGGTTCTCCGGTAGCCTAGCCCGCCTTGCCGCGGGCCGCTCGGAACGACGTGCCGCCCGGCCGGCGGCTCGAATCGTCAGGCCGTGCGTTCGGCGAGCGCCTGCCGGGCCGCGTTGTAGCCGGGAATGAACGTGATGCCCGGCCCGCCGTGGCAACCGGCGCTGCCCAGGTACAGGCCCTCGATCGGAATCGGCTGACCGCGAAAACCCTTCGGGCCGGGCCTGTTCGGCCCGATCTGGTCGGGGTTCAACAGGCCGTGGCAGTAGTCGCCGCCGGGGGCGCCGAACATCACGCCCATGTGCTTGGGCGTGAAGGTGGTGTGCCGGATGATGCTGCGCTCGAAGTTCGGGGCCAGCCGGGTGATCTTGTCGATCACCCGCTGGCCCATTTCCATCTTCGCGTCGCCGTAGTCCGCGCCGCCCTCGATCGGGAACCACAACGCGAACGCCGAGGCGGCATGCTTGCCCGCGGGTGCCAGGTCCGGGTCGTTCTGCGTGGGGATCTGCAGCACCACCGTCGGGTCGGCGGGGACGATTCCGCGGCGGCAGTCCTCCCACTGCTGCTGGACTTCCTCCGGCGTGCAGAACAGGCCGATCGAGGCCTGCATCGCCGGGTCGTTGAGCGCCTCGTAGGGCGCGGCGAACTCCGGGGCCTCGTCAAGGGCGAAGTGCATCTGCAGGTAACTGCCGCGGTGATCGGTCCGCGCGTAGCGCTCCCGGATGTCGCCGGGCAGCAGGGCCGGGTCGATCAACTCGTTCAGGGTGATGTCGGGCGCGATGCCCGAGACGACGATCGGCGCCGTCAACTCCTCGCCGCCCTCGGTGCGCACCCCGCTGACGCGCCCGCCGGCGACCAGGATCTCGGTCACCTTGGTCCGCAGCCGGACCTGGCCGCCGTGGCTCTCCAGGAGTTCGCACAGGTGCGAGGTGAGCGCCCCGATGCCGCCGCGCAGCTTCTTCATCTGCATGGTGTCCCCGTCGGGGACGCCCAGCCCGAAGGCCAGCGCGGCCGCGCTGCCCGGCGTGGCGGGCCCGCGATACAGGGTGTTGACGGCCAGGACGGTCATCGAGCCGCGCAGGGCGCCGTGCTTCTCGCGGTCGGGAAGGTAGCGGTCCAGCACGTCGGTGACCGAACCGAAAAGCATGTCGTCGATGGCCGAGCGCTCGAATTCGTTTGTGGCACAGGCATACATCTCGTCGTAGGTCTTGGGCTGCGTGCCCGCCTCGAACCGGCCCAGCGCCCGCGTGGGCGCCTGGCTCCAGGCCATCAGCCCCGCCATCCCGTTGACCGCGTCCGCCCCGTGCACCTCGTTGAGGTGGGTGAACAACTTGATGGGGTCGCTGTACTGGATCAGCGGATCGTCACCGACGCCGCGGACCGCGACCGACATCACGTCCAGGTCGATGGTCGGCAGGGTGTCCAAGCCGAGTTCCTCCACGACCACCGTCGAAGTAGGGAACTGCACCGAGCCGGCGATCTCGAACCGGTACCCGTCGAAAAGCTCCACCGTGGACGCCATTCCACCGGCGTACAGCTTGGAATCCAGGCACACGGTGCGCAATCCCGCCTTCTGCAGCAGCACCGCCGCCGCGAGGCCGTTGTGCCCCGCGCCGATGACTATCGCGTCGTATTCAGACATGTCCTGACCTCCCGCAGTGCAGGCTGGCACGCGGCCAAAGTTTTGTCAATTATGACGAAACTACGGTGACCCAGGTGCCGGAGATGCCCTCCCGCAGCGATTCGAGCGCGACGTGCGACATCCGCGCCAATTCGCCGAGGGATCGATCCTCGCCAACCATCCAGGCCTCCATCGCGCCGAACACCGCGGCCGCGATGCAACGGGCGGTCACCGTGATCCGCAGCCGCGCATCCAGTTTTCGTTGCGCCGCGCAGTTACGCCTTTCCAGTTGCGCCTCGATGGCGTCGGCGAGGTCGGCCTGGACGTCGCGAATGTGGCGGTGGATGCGGTCCTGGTCGAGCTCACCACCCCGCATCGCGGCGATTTTCGTAACGGCCTCAACGTCATAGGGAAAGGCAAAGATGGCCGACTGCACGGAATCGATGACCGGCTCATCAGCGGGTCTGGCGTCCAGCGCCGCGCGAAACCAATTCAGCCCGGTGTAGTCGGCAAACAGCAGATCGTGCTTGGAACTGAAGTGGCGATAGAAGGTGCGCAGCGACACTCCGGCGTCTGCCGCGATCTGTTCGGCCGAGGTGTCCTCGACACCCTGGGCGAGGAAGCGCACCATGGCCGCCTGACGCAACGCCTCGCGGGTGCGTTCGCTGCGCGCCGTCTGTGCGGGCCGGACCATGCCAGTAAGGTACCTCAACAATCTTTTGTCAGTATTGACAAAACTTTGGCCGTGGGGTGAGACTGCCGCCATGGTCTCGCTTCTTGTGCATGCAGTTCTCGGGCTCAGTGTCATCGGCTGGATCGTCGCATCGAACTCGACGGTCTTCGCCCGGCCGGCCGGCGGCCCGTTGTTTTCCCCGCTGGAATGCGTGTATTACGTCGTCGGCATCGCGTCGGTCGCGCTGGGTTGGTGGTTCAACATCCACTTCGTGCAGCAGTACACCCACGGCGCAACCAATCCGATCTGGGGACCCGGCAGCTGGGCGGACTACATCCGGCTGATGTTCACCAACCCCGCCGCCAGTTCGGCCAGCCAGGACTACACGATCGCGAATGTCATTCTGCTGCCGCTGTTTACGATCGTGGACGGCTACCGCCGCGGGCTCAAGCACCCGTGGCTGTATTTCGTGTCCAGCCTGTTCACCAGCTTCGCGTTCGCGTTCGCCTTTTACTTCGCCACCATGGAACGGCAGCGCAGGCACGAACAAGCCCGCGAGACGGTGGACGCCTAGGCAACCGGTTTGGTGGCCCGCCACCGCTGCCGACCGCCCCGAACGTCGGTGCGGACGTCGGTGAATCCCGCGGCGCGCAGCCGCCCCGGGAGGTCCCTCGGTGCGATCGGGTTGTAGGTGTCGGCGACGTGGAGCAGCCGGAACAACAGCGACGGGACGCCGTCGCTACCGGCGAAAACCCCGCCCGGTCGCAGCACCCGGAACGCCTCGGCGAAGAGCCGGTCCTGCAACTCGGCGCTGGGAACGTGGTGCAGCATCGTGAAGCACACCACCGACGTGAAGTCGTCGGCGGGCAGCCCCGTGTCGGTGCCGCTGCCTTGCAGGACGCGGGCCCGGTCGCCGTAGCGATGCCGCAAGTGATCGGCCATCGCGGCGTCGACTTCGACCGCCGTGAGCGAGGCGGCGCGATCGAGGAGGGCTCGAAGCGTGGCCCCGTATCCCGGGCCGATTTCCAAAGTGCGGGCGCCCAATTCGACGCCTTCCAATGACCAGGGCAGCAGCTGATCGGCCACCGCTTTCTCCCAGCCCGCCGAGCTGCACCGCCGCCGGTGCAGGAGATTCATCGCCATAACGGTCACGCTAGGCGACCGCGCAGACTGCGGGCTTCCGATATTCTGCCGGGTTATGTCGGAAAGCAGCCATCATGGGCTGGCGACGTCGTCGCAGGCGCTGCCGCCGGGAGCCCGGATCGAGCGGCACCGGCATCGGTTGCACCAGATCGTCTATCCGTCCTCGGGCGCGGTCTCGGTCACCACGCCGGCGGGAACCTGGAGCACGCCGGCGAACCGGGCGATCTGGATTCCGGCGGGCTGCTGGCATGAACACAAGTTCCACGGCCACACGCAGTTTCACGGCGTCGCACTGGACCCCAGCCGTTACCGTGGCGGCCCCGCGGGACCGGCCGTGCTGGCGGTCAATCCGTTGATGCGCGAACTCATCATCGCGTGTTCGCGAGCCGGCGAAACCGATACCGACGCGCACCACCGGATGCTGGCCGTGCTGCACGACCAGCTGCAGACGACCAGCGTCGGCGAGCCACTGTGGATTCCCACCCCCGTCGACGTCCGGCTGCGGCAAGCGTGCGCGTTGATCGCCGAGGACCTCCGCGAGCCATTGACGTTGCAGCAGATCGGCCGCCGGATCGGCATCAGCCAGCGCACGCTGAGCCGCCTGTTCAGCGACGAGCTGGCGATGACCTTTCCGCAATGGCGCACTCAGCTCCGGTTGCAACGCGCTCTGGTGCTGCTCGCCGAGCGCCGCGACGTCACGTCGGTGGCGTCCGAATGCGGTTGGGCCACACCGAGTGCCTTCATCGACACCTATCGGCGGGCCTTCGGGCAGACCCCGGGCCGGCTGTCTGCGAAGGCGCTCTAGCCGATGGTGCCGACGGGCTCGAGCAACTCGGTGCCGACGAACGGCACCAGCGCGTCGGGCACCCGCACACTGCCGTCGGGCTGTTGGTGGTTCTCCAGGATCGCCACCAGCCACCGGGTGGTTCCCAGCGTGCCGTTGAGCGTGGCAGCGGTCTGCGGCTTGCCGCCCTCGTCGCGGTAGCGCGTCGAGAGCCGGCGCGCCTGAAACGTGGTGCAGTTCGACGTCGACGTCAGCTCGCGGTAGGCGCCCTGCGTGGGAACCCATGCCTCGCAGTCGAATTTGCGCGCGGCCGACGACCCGAGATCGCCCGCGGCGACGTCGATCACCCGATACGGCACCCCGATGTGGGCCAGCATCTCGCGCTGCCAGCCCAACAGCCGTTCGTGCTCGGCCTCGGCGTCGGCGGGCATGCAATAGACGAACCCCTCGACCTTGTCGAATTGGTGCACCCGGATGATGCCGCGGGTGTCCTTGCCGTAACTGCCCGCCTCCCGGCGGAAGCACGACGACCACCCCGCGTAGCGCAGCGGCCCGCCGGACAGGTCCAGGATCTCGTCGGCGTGGTAGCCCGCCAGCGGCACCTCGGAGGTGCCGACCAGGTAGAGGTCGTCGGCCTCCACTCGATAGATCTCGTCGGCGTGGGTGCCCAGAAATCCGGTGCCGGCCATCACCTCCGGGCGCACCAGCACCGGCGGGATCATCGGGATGAAGCCGTTCTCGACGGCCAGCCGCAGGGCCAGCTGCAGCAGCCCCAGCTGCAACAGCGCGCCCCGACCGGTCAGGAAGTAGAACCGCGAGCCGGATACCTTGGCGCCGCGCCGCATGTCGATGAGGCCCAGGGACTCGCCGAGCTCCAGGTGGTCCTTCGGGTTTTCCAGCTGAGCGGGTTCGCCCACCACCTCGAGGACGCGGTAGTCGTTTTCCCCGCCCGCGGGGACGCCGTCGATGACGACGTTGGAGATCGCCATGTGCGCCGCCGTGAACGCCGCCTCGGCCTCGGCTTGCTGGGTCTCGGCGGCCTTGACCTGCTCGGCGAGTTCCTTGGCGCGCGCCAGCTTGGCCGGGCGCTCCTCGGGAGACGCGGCGCCGACGCTCTTGCTCGCGGACTTCTGTTCCGCGCGCAGCGCATCGGCCGACGAGATCGCCGCCCGCCGGGCGGCGTCGGCCGCCAGCAGGGCGTCGACCAGCGCGGGGTCCTCGCCGCGGTCGAGTTGCGAGCGGCGCACGGCGTCGGGGTCTTCCCGGAGCAACTTCAGGTCGATCACGGCCCTGACACTACTTTTTCGGCTCCGGTCGGATGGCAGAGCACCCCTGGTGCATTGACCCCAGGACTCACATCAGTAACTTTTGTCACGCCGCACAGGGGCTGCTGTCAGAATGGAGCCGATGTCGCAAGCGCCCGAGACGGACCTCCCGGAAGCCCTGGAGGTCGACGCCCGCACCGCCGAGCCGGACCAGCCGCAAGCCGGTTTCCGGTGGCCTCGCAGTCTGCAGGCACAGGCGACGCGGCGGGCCCTGCTGCTGACCGCCCTGGGCGGCCTGCTGATCGCCGGGGTGGTCACGGCGCTGCCGGCCGGCGGCACCGGGCCCGGCCGGCTGTCCGGCTACCTCAACGGCAATCCGGTGCCCACCACCGGAAGCAAGGGCAACGCCGCCTTCAACAAGGCCGCCGCCGGCGACTGCCTGATGTGGCCGGACACCACCCCGGAGGCGGCGAAGGTCGTCAGCTGCGCCGACGACCACAAGTTCGAAGTCGCCGCGTCCGTCGACATGCGCACGTTCCCGGGCTCCGAGTACGGCCCCAGCGCCGCTCCCCCGTCGCCGGCTCGCATCCAGCAGATCACCCAGGAGCAGTGCGAGTCCGCCGTGCGGAATTACCTGGGCCCCAAGTTCGATCCCAACAGCAAGTTCACCGTCAGCCTGCTGTGGCCCGGTGACCGGGCCTGGCGCCAGGCCGGCGAGCGCCGCATGCTGTGCGGACTGCAGCTGCCCGGCACCAACAACCAGCAACAGGCCTTCAAGGGCAAGGTCGCCGACGTCGACCAGTCCAAGGTCTGGCCGGCCGGCACCTGCTTGGGCATCGA
This genomic interval from Mycobacterium sp. SMC-2 contains the following:
- a CDS encoding class I SAM-dependent methyltransferase, whose amino-acid sequence is MAMNLLHRRRCSSAGWEKAVADQLLPWSLEGVELGARTLEIGPGYGATLRALLDRAASLTAVEVDAAMADHLRHRYGDRARVLQGSGTDTGLPADDFTSVVCFTMLHHVPSAELQDRLFAEAFRVLRPGGVFAGSDGVPSLLFRLLHVADTYNPIAPRDLPGRLRAAGFTDVRTDVRGGRQRWRATKPVA
- a CDS encoding septum formation family protein, yielding MEPMSQAPETDLPEALEVDARTAEPDQPQAGFRWPRSLQAQATRRALLLTALGGLLIAGVVTALPAGGTGPGRLSGYLNGNPVPTTGSKGNAAFNKAAAGDCLMWPDTTPEAAKVVSCADDHKFEVAASVDMRTFPGSEYGPSAAPPSPARIQQITQEQCESAVRNYLGPKFDPNSKFTVSLLWPGDRAWRQAGERRMLCGLQLPGTNNQQQAFKGKVADVDQSKVWPAGTCLGIDTTTNQPIDAPVDCAAPHAMEVTGTVNLAEKFPGALPAEPDQDGYIKDLCTKMTDAYLAPVKLRTTTLTLIYPTVPLASWTAGSREVACSIGATLGNGGWATLVGSAKGQLLINGQQPVPPPDIPEERLTLPPIPLQVPAQAPSQANTPPAIPPNNQHLPGQQPVVTPQAPAADTPAPQAPPPADAGAPPQAPPADGGAPPAANPPAEAPPAAPPPGG
- a CDS encoding TetR/AcrR family transcriptional regulator codes for the protein MVRPAQTARSERTREALRQAAMVRFLAQGVEDTSAEQIAADAGVSLRTFYRHFSSKHDLLFADYTGLNWFRAALDARPADEPVIDSVQSAIFAFPYDVEAVTKIAAMRGGELDQDRIHRHIRDVQADLADAIEAQLERRNCAAQRKLDARLRITVTARCIAAAVFGAMEAWMVGEDRSLGELARMSHVALESLREGISGTWVTVVSS
- a CDS encoding DUF2834 domain-containing protein, encoding MVSLLVHAVLGLSVIGWIVASNSTVFARPAGGPLFSPLECVYYVVGIASVALGWWFNIHFVQQYTHGATNPIWGPGSWADYIRLMFTNPAASSASQDYTIANVILLPLFTIVDGYRRGLKHPWLYFVSSLFTSFAFAFAFYFATMERQRRHEQARETVDA
- the serS gene encoding serine--tRNA ligase, producing the protein MIDLKLLREDPDAVRRSQLDRGEDPALVDALLAADAARRAAISSADALRAEQKSASKSVGAASPEERPAKLARAKELAEQVKAAETQQAEAEAAFTAAHMAISNVVIDGVPAGGENDYRVLEVVGEPAQLENPKDHLELGESLGLIDMRRGAKVSGSRFYFLTGRGALLQLGLLQLALRLAVENGFIPMIPPVLVRPEVMAGTGFLGTHADEIYRVEADDLYLVGTSEVPLAGYHADEILDLSGGPLRYAGWSSCFRREAGSYGKDTRGIIRVHQFDKVEGFVYCMPADAEAEHERLLGWQREMLAHIGVPYRVIDVAAGDLGSSAARKFDCEAWVPTQGAYRELTSTSNCTTFQARRLSTRYRDEGGKPQTAATLNGTLGTTRWLVAILENHQQPDGSVRVPDALVPFVGTELLEPVGTIG
- a CDS encoding NAD(P)/FAD-dependent oxidoreductase, whose amino-acid sequence is MSEYDAIVIGAGHNGLAAAVLLQKAGLRTVCLDSKLYAGGMASTVELFDGYRFEIAGSVQFPTSTVVVEELGLDTLPTIDLDVMSVAVRGVGDDPLIQYSDPIKLFTHLNEVHGADAVNGMAGLMAWSQAPTRALGRFEAGTQPKTYDEMYACATNEFERSAIDDMLFGSVTDVLDRYLPDREKHGALRGSMTVLAVNTLYRGPATPGSAAALAFGLGVPDGDTMQMKKLRGGIGALTSHLCELLESHGGQVRLRTKVTEILVAGGRVSGVRTEGGEELTAPIVVSGIAPDITLNELIDPALLPGDIRERYARTDHRGSYLQMHFALDEAPEFAAPYEALNDPAMQASIGLFCTPEEVQQQWEDCRRGIVPADPTVVLQIPTQNDPDLAPAGKHAASAFALWFPIEGGADYGDAKMEMGQRVIDKITRLAPNFERSIIRHTTFTPKHMGVMFGAPGGDYCHGLLNPDQIGPNRPGPKGFRGQPIPIEGLYLGSAGCHGGPGITFIPGYNAARQALAERTA
- a CDS encoding helix-turn-helix transcriptional regulator → MSESSHHGLATSSQALPPGARIERHRHRLHQIVYPSSGAVSVTTPAGTWSTPANRAIWIPAGCWHEHKFHGHTQFHGVALDPSRYRGGPAGPAVLAVNPLMRELIIACSRAGETDTDAHHRMLAVLHDQLQTTSVGEPLWIPTPVDVRLRQACALIAEDLREPLTLQQIGRRIGISQRTLSRLFSDELAMTFPQWRTQLRLQRALVLLAERRDVTSVASECGWATPSAFIDTYRRAFGQTPGRLSAKAL